From one Leishmania infantum JPCM5 genome chromosome 29 genomic stretch:
- a CDS encoding putative protein transport protein Sec24A — MMYSAGAMYAEIYRNQAAAAAAKPREEPAPPQNLHHTFEDPNQFHTAPALGYGQQPPVPPSSHPPQQQGAPAGCPPMGGSGPYGQQPAQPSFVSSYSQANPYGNVYAASPPQQGYSSYAPLPPPQHQQQQYNAPPQFPQQQYGNYAQPPAAYGHQPQMHQSPPPLQPYGMPGYPQQLNPDFIRVTQVQLRKSSNKPGALYDHPSVPRMMPQDIEEDLQQRMPAPVHITPTHRLCIRPTMGTFPQTQQLADSLGLPLGINFRPFAEPRLNEVDLSDKGNAMIRCKACGAYINPFTTFTEANDGSRWQCILCKHINVTPRAYFSHVDPQTGQLEDIMSRPELLNCSVDFYATPEFLKRPPRRPVFLLMLDCSFSAVASGLLEAMCRGALTALDSMKDDDALYMGIMGYDSTVYFFNLRSSLRAPRMMASPDTVKDIANVNDDFKLEKVELPCPTGDLVVSVKESYHLLRMALESIPNVFAPTKEVGCAFGPSLAAAVTMLDANGGKILASITSIPSEGDGKLKHRFDAAKLSNQPKEYTMCAAANDWYKQRALACSNSAISVDLFVGANKDVDLTTIAPLSRFTSGSIHRATAVTMSGLADQVQRSLLRFTAFDCTLRVRTSKGLIVPNFYGHCHVRVPDLLVLPIADEDSSYSIEFKMGPNYAAKFAYVQFAVVYTTRSRERRIRVHTVQIPVSSTIGPVINSINSLGMSCFLSKMCVDMAVNGPFSQAQEKITEKLTTAWKAALKQMAAQGVRPGAGELLIPESMRFIPQLLCGFFRCAATGLATVRPLPPDERVASMSSVMSCPIEAMVPWYVTWTYVVYAPEEDVDQLPASIFSSEQCVHREGVYLINVGAVIVLWFGKHVHPTICQLFGVDPGEMTPEKAEKQEQLSVSPEQLAALRQRVEDLIWTHRQINRSVFTAVMEPCAQGNATYEPMMKRGMGEDNTRNLIAYGSYLRKVWDAVSVGK; from the coding sequence ATGATGTACTCCGCCGGTGCTATGTACGCGGAGATCTACCGAAAtcaggcggccgccgcggccgccaagCCGAGGGAGGAGCCGGCCCCTCCCCAAAACCTCCACCACACCTTTGAGGACCCCAATCAGTTTCACACGGCCCCCGCCCTGGGGTACGGCCAACAACCACCGGTACCACCATCCTCGCatccaccgcagcagcaaggtGCGCCTGCGGGCTGCCCCCCTATGGGGGGCAGCGGTCCCTACGGccagcagccggcgcagccgtCGTTTGTGTCCTCGTACAGCCAGGCAAATCCGTATGGGAACGTCtacgccgcgtcgccgccgcagcagggctACTCCTCGTACGcacctcttccccctccgcagcatcaacagcagcagtacaACGCGCCGCCTCAGTTTCCGCAGCAACAGTATGGCAACTATGCCCAGCCGCCTGCGGCGTATGGCCATCAGCCACAGATGCAtcagtcgccgccgccgctgcagccgtaCGGCATGCCCGGCtacccgcagcagctgaaccCGGACTTTATTCGCGTGACtcaggtgcagctgcgcaagagcagcaacaaaCCCGGGGCCCTCTACGACCACCCGAGCGTGCCGCGTATGATGCCGCAGGACATCGAAGAGGAccttcagcagcgcatgCCTGCGCCGGTGCACATCACGCCAACCCACCGCCTCTGCATTCGACCAACGATGGGCACTTTCccgcagacgcagcagctcgcggaCTCCCTCGGCCTCCCACTCGGCATCAATTTTCGTCCCTTTGCCGAGCCACGGCTGAACGAGGTGGACCTGTCGGACAAGGGCAACGCCATGATCCGCTGCAAGGCCTGCGGCGCCTACATCAACCCCTTCACCACCTTCACCGAAGCCAACGACGGCTCGCGGTGGCAGTGCATCTTGTGCAAGCACATAAACGTGACGCCGCGCGCCTACTTCAGCCACGTCGACCCGCAGACTGGCCAGCTTGAGGACATCATGAGCCGCCCGGAGCTGCTAAACTGCAGTGTCGACTTCTACGCGACGCCGGAGTTCCTGAAgcgtccgccgcgccggcccGTCTTCCTGCTGATGCTGGActgctctttctctgctgTGGCCTCGGGCCTGTTGGAGGCGATGTGCCGCGGGGCCCTGACGGCTCTGGACTCCATGAAGGATGACGACGCGCTGTACATGGGCATCATGGGCTACGACAGCACTGTTTACTTCTTCAACTTGCGCTCCTCcctgcgcgcgccgcgcatGATGGCGTCCCCGGACACGGTCAAGGATATCGCCAACGTGAACGACGACTTCAAGCTCGAGAAGGTCGAGCTCCCGTGCCCGACGGGCGACTTGGTGGTGTCTGTGAAGGAGTCGTatcacctcctccgcatGGCGCTCGAGTCCATTCCAAACGTGTTTGCTCCCACAAAGGAGGTCGGCTGCGCATTCGGCccctccttggcggcggctgtgacTATGCTGGATGCGAACGGCGGCAAAATTCTTGCCAGCATCACGAGCATCCCATCGGAGGGGGATGGCAAGCTGAAGCACCGCTTCGATGCGGCGAAGCTGTCGAATCAGCCGAAGGAGTACACGATGTGTGCGGCGGCCAACGACTGGTACAAACAACGCGCACTGGCGTGCTCAAACAGTGCCATCTCGGTCGACCTCTTCGTTGGTGCAAACAAGGACGTGGACTTGACGACGATCGCCCCGCTCTCGCGCTTCACCTCCGGCTCTATCCATCGCGCAACGGCCGTGACCATGAGCGGCCTGGCGGATCAGGTGCAGCGGTCCTTGCTGCGCTTCACCGCCTTCGACTGCACGCTGCGGGTGCGCACGTCAAAGGGGCTCATTGTGCCGAACTTCTATGGCCACTGCCACGTGCGGGTGCCAGatctgctggtgctgcccaTTGCCGACGAGGACTCTTCTTACTCGATCGAATTCAAGATGGGCCCCAACTACGCCGCCAAGTTCGCATACGTGCAGTTTGCTGTCGTCTACACGACGCGCTCGCGGGAGCGCCGCATTCGCGTGCACACGGTCCAGATCCCGGTGTCTTCCACCATTGGACCGGTCATCAACTCGATCAACTCCCTCGGCATGTCGTGCTTTCTCTCGAAGATGTGCGTCGACATGGCCGTCAACGGACCCTTCTCGCAGGCGCAGGAAAAGATAACCGAGAAGCTGACCACCGCGTGGAAGGCGGCCCTGAAACAAATGGCGGCTCAGGGAGTGCGGCCGGGTGCTGGTGAGCTGCTCATCCCGGAGAGCATGCGTTTCATTCCGCAACTGCTTTGTGGCTTCTTCCGGTGCGCGGCGACTGGCCTCGCGACGGtgcgcccgctgccgccggacGAGCGCGTTGCTTCCATGTCCTCGGTGATGTCGTGCCCCATCGAGGCGATGGTGCCATGGTATGTGACGTGGACCTACGTTGTGTACGCGCCGGAGGAGGACGTCGACCAGCTGCCGGCCTCCATCTTTTCATCCGAGCAGTGCGTGCACCGCGAGGGCGTCTACCTCATCAACGTCGGTGCCGTCATCGTCTTGTGGTTCGGCAAGCACGTTCACCCGACCATCTGCCAGCTGTTCGGGGTGGACCCCGGCGAGATGACACCGgaaaaggcggagaagcaggAGCAGCTCAGCGTGTCGCCAGAGCAACTGGCGGCTCTGCGGCAACGTGTCGAAGACCTCATCTGGACGCACCGCCAAATCAACCGTAGTGTCTTTACCGCCGTCATGGAGCCGTGCGCGCAAGGAAACGCCACGTACGAGCCGATGATGAAGCGCGGCATGGGGGAGGACAACACGCGCAACCTAATCGCCTACGGGTCCTACCTGCGCAAGGTGTGGGACGCTGTGAGCGTCGGCAAGTAG